In Pseudomonas fluorescens, a genomic segment contains:
- a CDS encoding IS110 family transposase encodes MSESALIGIDLGKHNFHLLGQDKSGREVFRKKLSRAQMMRFFGNLPSCVVVTEACAGSHFIARQLAAMGHTTKLISPQFVRPFVKGNKNDFIDAEAICEAASRPSMRFVTPKTESQQTLSVLHRMRESLVHDRTKTANQMHGFLLEFGISLPKGSAIMKRLAAVLAEHELPVRLTVLLQRLHDHFVYLDEQIKELDKQLACQLADDDLGSRLLSMPCVGPITASLLAVEMGDGKQYRCSRDFAASVGLVPRQYSTGGKANLLGISKRGDKHLRQLLVQCSRVYMQRLDHQKGALADWVRALLRRRHSNVVACALANKLARIAWAIAAHHAQYEAGPDALNA; translated from the coding sequence ATGAGCGAGTCAGCGCTGATCGGGATCGATCTCGGCAAACATAATTTCCACCTTCTGGGCCAAGACAAATCGGGCCGCGAGGTGTTTCGCAAAAAGCTCTCGCGAGCGCAGATGATGCGGTTCTTCGGCAACTTGCCGAGCTGCGTCGTGGTAACGGAAGCCTGTGCCGGCTCTCACTTCATCGCCCGTCAGCTTGCGGCGATGGGGCATACGACCAAGTTGATTTCACCGCAGTTTGTCCGCCCTTTCGTCAAGGGCAACAAAAATGACTTTATCGACGCAGAGGCCATTTGCGAGGCGGCTTCCCGTCCGTCCATGCGCTTCGTTACGCCTAAAACCGAGTCTCAGCAAACCCTGTCTGTCCTGCATCGCATGCGCGAGTCGTTGGTGCATGACCGCACCAAGACAGCCAATCAGATGCACGGTTTCCTGCTGGAATTTGGCATCAGCCTGCCCAAAGGCTCAGCCATCATGAAGCGTTTGGCAGCTGTTTTGGCCGAGCATGAGCTGCCTGTGCGGCTGACAGTGCTGTTGCAACGCCTGCACGATCACTTCGTTTACCTGGATGAACAGATCAAGGAACTGGACAAACAACTGGCTTGCCAGCTGGCCGACGATGATCTGGGGAGCCGTTTGCTTAGCATGCCGTGTGTCGGTCCGATCACCGCCAGCCTTCTGGCTGTAGAAATGGGCGATGGCAAGCAATACCGATGCAGTCGCGATTTTGCGGCTTCAGTGGGCTTGGTGCCGCGACAGTACAGCACGGGCGGCAAAGCCAATTTGTTGGGGATCAGCAAGCGGGGTGACAAGCACCTGCGGCAACTGCTGGTGCAATGCTCCAGGGTTTACATGCAGAGGCTGGATCATCAGAAGGGGGCTTTGGCCGACTGGGTGCGAGCGCTGCTGCGCCGACGACACTCGAATGTGGTGGCCTGTGCCCTGGCCAACAAACTGGCGCGTATCGCTTGGGCGATAGCGGCTCACCATGCGCAATATGAAGCAGGGCCAGACGCCTTGAACGCCTGA
- the glyA gene encoding serine hydroxymethyltransferase, with product MFSRDLTIAKYDADLFAAMEQEAVRQEEHIELIASENYTSPAVMEAQGSVLTNKYAEGYPGKRYYGGCEYVDVVEQLAIDRAKELFGADYANVQPHAGSQANSAVYLALLQGGDTILGMSLAHGGHLTHGASVSSSGKLYNAVQYGIDANGLIDYDEVERLAIEHKPKMIVAGFSAYSQILDFPRFRAIADKVGAYLFVDMAHVAGLVAAGVYPNPVPFADVVTTTTHKTLRGPRGGLILARANAEIEKKLNSAVFPGAQGGPLEHVIAAKAICFKEALQPEFKVYQQQVVKNAKAMADVFIARGFDVVSGGTENHLFLLSLIKQDISGKDADAALGKAFITVNKNSVPNDPRSPFVTSGLRFGTPAVTTRGFKEAECKELAGWICDILADLNNEAVIDAVREKVKAICKKLPVYSA from the coding sequence ATGTTCAGCCGTGATTTGACTATTGCCAAGTACGACGCCGATCTCTTCGCCGCCATGGAGCAAGAAGCCGTGCGCCAGGAAGAGCACATTGAGCTGATCGCTTCGGAAAACTACACCAGCCCTGCGGTGATGGAGGCTCAAGGTTCGGTTCTGACCAACAAGTACGCCGAAGGCTACCCAGGCAAGCGCTACTACGGTGGCTGCGAGTACGTCGACGTGGTTGAGCAACTGGCCATCGACCGTGCCAAAGAACTGTTCGGCGCCGATTACGCCAACGTCCAGCCACACGCCGGCTCCCAAGCCAACAGCGCCGTGTACCTGGCCCTGCTGCAAGGCGGCGACACTATCCTGGGCATGAGCCTGGCCCACGGCGGTCACCTGACCCACGGCGCCAGCGTTTCCTCCTCCGGCAAGCTGTACAACGCCGTTCAATACGGTATCGATGCCAACGGCCTGATCGACTACGACGAAGTCGAGCGCCTGGCGATCGAGCACAAGCCAAAAATGATCGTCGCCGGTTTCTCTGCTTACTCGCAGATCCTCGACTTCCCACGCTTCCGCGCCATCGCTGACAAAGTCGGCGCGTACCTGTTCGTCGACATGGCCCACGTGGCCGGTCTGGTCGCCGCGGGCGTCTACCCGAACCCGGTACCCTTTGCTGACGTGGTCACCACCACCACCCACAAGACCCTGCGCGGTCCACGTGGCGGCCTGATCCTGGCACGCGCCAACGCCGAGATCGAGAAGAAGCTGAACTCCGCCGTATTCCCAGGCGCCCAGGGTGGCCCGCTGGAGCACGTGATCGCCGCCAAGGCCATCTGCTTCAAGGAAGCGCTGCAGCCTGAGTTCAAGGTCTACCAGCAACAAGTGGTGAAAAACGCCAAGGCCATGGCCGACGTGTTTATCGCACGCGGTTTTGACGTGGTATCCGGCGGTACGGAAAACCACCTGTTCCTGCTGTCGCTGATCAAGCAGGACATTTCCGGTAAAGATGCTGACGCTGCCCTGGGCAAAGCCTTCATCACCGTGAACAAGAACTCCGTGCCGAACGATCCACGTTCGCCGTTCGTCACCTCCGGCCTGCGCTTCGGCACCCCGGCTGTGACCACTCGTGGCTTCAAGGAAGCAGAGTGCAAGGAACTGGCGGGCTGGATCTGCGACATCCTGGCAGACCTGAACAACGAAGCCGTGATCGACGCGGTTCGTGAGAAGGTCAAGGCCATCTGCAAGAAGCTGCCGGTGTACAGCGCTTGA